TGTAATGACGTGCCCCCTCCATGTATTTTACGCCTATTGTTGTGTTTGCGGTTAAATCATAATCCACCCTGATATCTCCTCTTCCACCCTTTCCAGTTGTTAGCTCATCCAGCTGCCGCTCCCATAAGCTTTTTGGGCTAGAAAAAGCAGAAAAAGACTTAGATTCTATTTTCAAATAAACACCACTCAGGTTACTGCTGAGGTGAAGCTTACCCTGGTTATAATTGAAGATCCCTGTTAGGCCGGCGGTGTATCTGCTGGCTATAATACCACCAGTATTTATCATGCCGTTGAAGCCCTGTTCGCCATTCTGCTTTAATACAATATTGATCAGGCCTGAGTTTCCGTCTGCTTCATAACGTGCCGAAGGATTGGTGATGATTTCAATTCTTTTGATATTGCCAGAGGGGATGGACTTCACATAGTTGATCAGATCAACACCCGAAAGCTGAATCAGTTTATCATTTACCATGATTTTAATGCTGTTCTTTCCGACGATATTGACACCATTATCATTGACGCGAACGCCGGGTGCCTTGCTCAATGCATCAATCCCATCTCCGCCAATGGCAGACAGGCTATTTTCTACATTGAATAAAATCCGGTCTGTTTTACGGACGATGAGTGGCGCCTTAATATAAATATTGACCTCCTTTAATTGCTTGCGCTGTCTCGCTAACCTGACGAGCAAAATGGTATCCTGATGAAGGGCATCAGGTAAATCTACAAACGTAGATTCAAAGCCTATGGCACTAATGACCAGTTGATGTTGTAAGGTTTGCTTTGGATTCAGCAGGAAGATACCAATGCTATCTGTGATGCTGGTTTGTACAATGGATTTTTCTGACTTTTTCTGCAGAAGGATGTTGGCAGAAATTACGGGCTGATTGTCCTCGTCGATTACTTTTCCTTTGATTAAATGTTGTGCGGATCCGGCTAAAGTGATAAAAGTTAGGAGAATGGCAAGTAGGTTTCTTTTCATTAAGTAAGTTTTAGTTACTCATGATGATTTTCTTATAAGTATTCCATAAAACCATTCATAAAGATATGACCAGGATTGCTAGCATCAGTCCCGGTCTTTTTGTTTTACCTGTTGGAAAGTCTATCTTAGTTACCTTTACTGATTTCCTCAGTTATAAATCATGACCTCCTGCTAGAAAGCATTTCAAAACACATTCCTTTCAGCGAAATCTCCAATTACGCTCCAAAATGGTCACTTTTCATGCCTAAAACCGATTATTTGGCCGATTTTAAGGCTATTTAAGTCAGTATAAATCTGAGTAACTTGGGGTTTAAGAGGATTTTGGCGCATCATTGTTCCTTTCTTCGATATTGACCTTCAACCTTATTATTTACCACTTTCTCAAAATTCACAATAGCCTCACAATGGTCATAAAAGTTCGACATATTGCAGCTCGACTCTACCGAAAGAAAGCTCACTTTTCAGTGAGCTTTTTGCGTTTAAAAAAAACTGATATTCAACACCTTATAGAATAATACAACTAGCGTTTTGCTCACTCAAATATAATAAATTCATCGCACAATAAAGAGCTAAAATGCCATTAAATGTACCCTTATTTGGCGCATCTGTTGGCGCGTGCGCCAAAGCCGCCCCCACTATTCCTATGTCTTTTGCCTGAATCACAATTGTTAATATCTTTACAAGATAAGAGAGAAACTCTGGCAACTGAAAGCGAACCTACTATATAGTAAACTCTAAATTATGATTAAACCAATAGAGGAATACGATGAGATAATTGAATCATCAGCAAATACCATGTTTGATGAACCACAGTTAAACCCAATTCCAACAAACATAATACTGAACAAAGTTCGGACTGGATGGGGTGCAACTTATAGCGAATAAAATCAAATAGAAACAGCATTATATTATTTCCTCAAACCAGTCAAGTTTCTATCGACACCAGAAGGACTAGTAAAAGTCATTGATGCCGTTTATGCTACTATTGCTACGTCTACACATAATATAATACATTTTTGAAAGAACCTTCGAGTATTAAATGCTTTTCTTATATTATTCATACTATAGATAGGTACTAGTATTATAATCGATATTTAAACGTATTTAAAGCATGATTACAATAAGAAAAATGATGAGGGGGTACAATCCTCTACATATATAGTGGAAAAAGTCTCTCTCTACTACGTAAGGATAGAAAAATTATATAATTTATAAATTTTAATATTTAAGGCTACCATGTAGCCCTTGTAAACATTAATTCAATTATATTGTATTAACCAAAGGTTCTAAAAATGATCTCAACCAAATATTCCCTAAAGATTGTACTTGCCTTAATATTATTCATAGCTAGTTGCCACATTGAAAATCCTTATACTAAGGAAAAAGTTATATTCAATATACCTGAACAAGAAGTTATAAAAAATTTGCATAAAGAGTTTCAATTTGAAAAAGTTTCGTTTTCTGGTATAAGCATTGATCTCATCAAAAACAGGGTTCAAAGTGCGGCTTATGGAAAAAGAATAGATTTTCAGATAAATATACTCAACCCAAAAATTGATAAAAATGAATTAGCCTTTGCTCAAGAATTTGCAAAGAGGTTAAAACCTTATGTTAAAAACATCGACCATTTCAATGTAATAACAATAGATACAAAAATTAAAACTAAATACTCTTGGGGATCGACAGAGAGCAATAAGAGAACCTTACTCTATGCTGGATCATTATTAGAATTTCCAATTGAAAATTATTTTACCACTACCCCTGATTATAACTAAGGTTATTGTGCACCTTTTATGCTAACTTCTAGTGTTATGTTGTCAAAGCCCCATTTTAGATAATCTAACTTTACTGCACCTTTCATATATTTACCATTGATATTAAAAATATATAAAGTTATTCCGCAAGATGTCACCTACTAAACAAAATCCTCCTGAAAATGAAATACTAAACTCAGGATTAAACATTCTTTAAGCCCTCCTGCTGGTATCCCCCACCCTCATGCTCATAAGAGCGTGGTACCTGCTTTTTAAACTAAGGCTATGTTTCCGTTATGGAATTTGACTTTTTGGCTCACATATAAACCCAATTTCAAAAAATATTTTTTCAAAAAATTCTAGCCTGAAATTTTAAGGTACTGTGGTATCACCCATATACTTTCGGTTTAGTTCAACAAAAACTTTTCGGTCTTGGTTAAACGCCCAATTACCTGAATATCTTTATCACTGCTTGTACTTGCATCTAACAGGTGCTGATACCACGCTAAAGTAGAAGTGGTATCAAAATCATCATTGGGCAAATCATGTTCTAAAATCTGCACCCTGATATCGTAACAAAAGTTCACATAGACTTTCATAAATTTGTTTCGGTAACTTTCAAATTTTGGCAACACTGGAAAATGAAAATTAATACCATACTGCCTGGATAGCGTAATAATAATCTGCACTCCTTCCGGGCCCATTATCACCACTTCATCATAGTCTGGAAGACTTGTCCTATTGTTGTTGTTCTTTAACCCAAAGGCAAAACTCAATATGCCAAGTGCATAAGAATTATGAAAATTCAATAGATCAAGGGACAAACGTATATCATCTTTGATAATAGCTGAGCTAAAGTTGCTTTCCTTCTCGCTAGCCCACCACATCGCATAGCTGTCATATTCCCAATTATTATGACCTTGTTTTGCATGATCTACGGAGAAGCAATTTTTATTAAAATTCTCAAACTTTAGAGTCACACTTTTGGTAACCTGGTTTGGATCATCTACAGCGAAATAGATCAAACCCTCATAGCCATCTTCCAGAAAATAGATGCGTAGTTCATCAATATATTTCATCGGGGTTGGCGTATCAAATAGAATAACGGCATAACGTTTATAGTTATCTACTGCAATTCCAGCGATGCTGATCGTTCCTTTTTTAAAAAGTTTTTCAATACAGCATGAAGTTGCGTATGCTTCGCTATAGTCTAAAAGTGCATCGCTATAAGATGTATGGACTTTTTGGTTATTTTTCTTTTCCAGTTGCTTATTAATCTTGCCCATTAGCGTCAAAGAATTCACCATCCAACTACGACGTTTAATTACGGCATCATCTTTTTTATGGTCGTAACTCAGAGAAAACGCCCTGTTTGAACTTAGAAACTCATCGGTAATGGTTCCCCAATGTTCTGGCGCATTTGTGTAAAATGGATTACCCGGAATGATTTCTTTTTCTTCAGTTGCCGGTCTTTCATAATGCAAAGGAGTTGAATCGTAGCGGTTCGAATTGCCGGTCAGTTTAAAAATCAGTCGAAAAACAAAAAGACTTAGTAAGATTATAGTAGTTATGCCCATGTCAGTTTTAAAAGAATAAAGCTAACAGTAAATTGAGTTTCAAACGAATCTACCTACATAGTTTTTCGTTTTAACATTTATTTTAGTTATATCTTAAAAGAAATAAACACTTCTTGTTCTATCAAACTTTCTCAAAATTCAAAATAGCCTCACAATGGTCATAAAAATTCGACATATTGCAGCTCGATTCTACTTAAGGAAACAACCTATACAGATTGTTTCCTTTTTTTATATCCACAAAAAAAAGACGCCTCCTCCTTTACTTATCCTCTTTGAAAACTGGCAAGGTGAAAGCCCTATATATCCCAGAATTAATTTGGATAATTCTTCAAAATCAGTGCATCTATGGATCTCGCTAGTCTGTGTTTAGTTAAGGTTGTAATTGCTTCCAAAAAACACAAATCATTTTGAAAACTAATTATTTAGTTCTATATTCAACTAACCAAATATTCGCTTCATGACAATAAGTTCGTACACCACAGTACTCATCGGTGCCCTAATTGTGGGCAGTTTGATCAAACCGAAAGCTTCAGGACAACTTCAAAAGCAACAATTCAGTTTTACGATCCGGGGAACAATCGAAGGTAAAAATGTTGTCAAAAATGCAATAATATATGACCGGAATCATAAAACTATTGGAAAAGTTCCAATTAAGGATGGATCTTTCAAGTTTACAGGCATGTATCCTGAAAGCAATGCAGAAATGACACCTGCCTATTACGTACTGTGTTCCAATCAAGATTCGTTGGAGCGTGGCGATGAGGGTATTTCCAAACTGATATATCTAGATCCCGAAGTCGAGGTCAAATTTCATTCGGGCACGTTAAAGTACGAGATAAACGGCGGAGCTATGAACCGATTGGCTAACGCTTTTCAGGAACAAAAAACTTACTTCCAAAAAGAGTACGACAGCTTGGTAAAGGTTATTCAACAGCAGGCAACACAAAGTGTAGAGGGGCTGAGTTCTGCTAAGATAGAGGAACTACAAACCTACTATAAATTTCGCAGTTTCAGCCGGACAGATAGTGCCTACTTAAGTATGATAAAAGCTAATCCAAGCTCTCCGGTTTCCCTTGATCATTTCCGAGGTCTTGTAACTACCTCAAGCGTATCTATAAAAGATGCAAGGCGCATTTTTGAGGGACTGGATTCCAACATTAGGGCTAGCAACGCGGGAAAAAAAATGGATGAAAAAATCAAAAAAGAAGAGAAAATTAGCTTCGTAAAATATAAATATCCACCTAAACTACCATTAAATGCAAACATGTATAATTTTACCGTGCCGGATACAAAGGAGAGTTTGGTGCAAAGCAAGGATGTGATTACACAGCATAAGTATACACTCATTGAGTTTTGGTCGACCTATTGTATCCCATGTATTTCAGAGATGCCCAACTTGATCGAGGCAAAAAAAATGTATAAAGAAAAGGGATTTGAGGTGATGACGGTATCACTTGACCATCAAGATGATCTCGGACGTTGGAAAGGTATGGTCGCCGCACTTAAGATGGATTCGTTCGTTAATACAAATGATGTGGGAAAACGCCTGGGCACAAGTTTAAACATCAAACAAATTCCCGTGAATTATTTAGTGGATTCGAATGGTAAGATCATAGCCCATAACCTCAGAGGCAGTGCCCTAGAGAAGAAACTCGCTGAGCTCCTTAACTAAGATTTATTGACATAAAAAAGGGCTAATTGTCAAACTTTCTTCTTTCTATATTGTCCTTCAACTCAATTATTAACTAGAATCTCAAAATTTACTATAGCCTCACAATGCTCATAAAAGTTCGACATATTGCAGCTCGACTCTACTAGAAAAAAGCTCACTTTTCAGTGAGCTTTTTACGTTTAAATGGGTGTTAACGCGCTTTCAACATTATCCACAATTAAAGCTTTTCAGTAGTTGAGACACAGATGAGACAGCTATTTGCTTATTAACAATGGCGAGTCGGGTTACAATAGCTGTTTATACATAATTAACGGAGTGAAAAACATTTTACATTTGCTAATACTAATCGACGGCTGTATCTTAACATGCTAAATACTAGATGCGAATGGATTTTAACGGATATATCAATACGGTTCAATTAGACTCGCAAAGTGTCCTTTCCAATGGGTATCCTTTTAATATTCCCAGTATAAAGAAATTTAAGAAGCTAAACTTTCATCCGAAAGTAACATATTTGATTGGTGAAAATGGAATGGGGAAGTCGACCTTATTGGAAGCGATTGCAATAGGTTTAGGCTTTAACGCGGAAGGAGGGAGTAAAAATTTCAATTTTGCTACCCAGTCTACACATTCTGATTTGCACCGATATTTGAAATTCAGCAAAGGAATTCATAGAATGAAAGATGGTTTCTTTTTAAGAGGAGAAAGCTTTTACAATGTCGCTTCCCAAATAGACGAGCTGGATAAAGAGCCAGGGGGAGGTGCCTCTATCATCAGTTCCTACGGTGGTAAATCTTTGCACGAGCAATCGCATGGCGAATCGTTTTGGGCACTGTTTATGAATCGGTTTGGAGGTTCGGGACTGTATATTTTGGACGAGCCAGAGTCTGCGCTCTCGATCACGCGTCAAATGGCTATGCTTGCTCAAATGGACAAATTGATCAATAAGCGCTCTCAATTCATTATTGCCACTCATTCACCGATTATACTTGCCTATCCAGATGCGACAATCTACCAGATGACACCTGATGGAATACATAAAGTAACATACAAAGAGACGGACATCTACCAATTGTACAAGGGCTTTCTGGACAATCCTGACCAAATGACATCTATATTGATAGATAAAAGAGATAGACTCTAGCGTGCTTGATAAATGGAGGTTTAGATTTTTTAACAGAATCGTAATCCCAGAATAACCTTCCAATAAAATGGTAACCTCATCTTTGTAATGCCTGGAATATTGACGATGGTATAAAAATAGAAATACAGAAAATTATTGATAAATTTATTACCAACCAAATATCAACCACTTATTCATGGAGAATTACTCCTCATATTCTGATGAAGAATTAACTGTATTATTAAAATCGGACAATAAAATTGCCTTTACCGAATTGTATAACCGGCATTGGAAGCGCTTATTTGGTATCGCCTACAACCGTCTAAAGAATATACAGGCCGCAGAAGATATTGTACATGATGTTATGGTCTCCTTCTGGAACAACCGGGAAAAAGTAGAAATCTCCAACCTCAGTGCCTACCTGGCTACCGCGACCAAGTACATGATCTTACAGAAGATCCGGAAAGAACAACGTCGCCTGACATACAGCCAATCCATGGAAAGCAGCGACGAAACAGACAATATTAACCTCGAAGACAGCTTGCATTTCAAAAACATCATGCAATTGATCCAGGAAGAAATCAACCAGCTACCAGAAAAATGCAAAATCATTTTTAAATACAGCCGGGAAGAACACCTCTCCATCAAGGAAATTGCCGGCAAGTTAAACCTATCCACAAGTACTGTTGAAAATCAACTCAATAAAGCATTAGGTCGACTCCGGATCGTGATGAAAAACATCCATCTCCTGCTCTTTTTTACTTTTCTATAAAAAATCTTAAAACCACATAGGTGCTAGCCCCCCGTTAGAACACTTACTCTAAAAGGGACACTAAATGCAAGCATCAGAACAAATAATCAAAGCCATCCATAATTACCTTGAAGGAAAAGCTACACCACAGGAAAAAGCCATGGTCCAGGATTGGTATTATGCTTTCGATGATACAGAAATAGAAATCTCCTCAGAAACAAAAGACCTGCACCGCCAAATTGAAACCCGTTTGCGTAACCGGATCCACCAAAGTATCCATCAAAAAGAAAAATCTAAGGTTCAAAAACTAAAACCTCTTTGGATTGCCGCTGCATCCTTATTTTTGATCTTTAGTATTGGGCTCTATTTTAGCCTCAAACAAAAGCCCATCCCTCCGACAACACTTGCAAAAAAACAAATCATAGAAGAAATTCAGCCCGGTGGAAACAATGCAACCCTCACCCTGGCCAATGGAGAAAAAATAAACCTTAGCAATGCTAAAATAGGGAATTTGGCCAGTCAGGCCGGTATCCTCATCACCAACAAACAAGAAGGACAGCTGGTTTATGAAGCCACGTCCAGCAAGGGTAACCATTCCAACATGACCAATACCATTGAAACACCCAATGGCGGTCAATATCAGATTACCCTCCCTGATGGGACTAAAGTATGGCTCAATGCAGCCTCCTCTTTAAAATACCCAGTGCAATTTGCCACAAATGAACGTCGCGTAGAATTAAGTGGCGAAGGTTATTTTGAAGTGTCCAAAGACAAGTCCAAACCATTTAAAGTCGTCACCATCAAACAAAACATAGAAGTTTTGGGCACCCATTTTAATGTAAACAGCTATACAGATGAACAGACAATAAAAACTACACTACTAGAAGGATCCGTTAAAGTGAATTCATTAATACGCAAAACCTGCATTCTTCAACCTGGTCAGCAATCCATTCTTGGCAGTAATAGTTTACAAATCCAACTCGCAGATCTGGAACGCACCATGGCCTGGAAAAATGGAAATTTTATGTTTGATGGAGAAGACCTGAATAGCATTATGCGTAAAATCTCCAAATGGTACAACGTAAAAGTCACTTACCAACATCAACCCGCAGAGGTCTTATTTACCGGTGTGGTGTCCCGTTCTAAAAATTTAATCGCTGTTATCCGCGCTTTAGAAGCTACGGGAAAAGTACATTTCAAAGTAGAAGGAAACCAAATCACCGTTTTATAAGCCAATTTAACGAATAAAACCACATATGCCCATGAGAGATCCAACTTAAGCGAAAGCCTGTCGGGCAAAAAAAGGACCGGAGTATTACGAGTACCCCGATCCGAATGCCTGGTCAAATCAATTCTGTTCTTCCAACAAAAAATCAATTCATCTGCAATAACCCACCTCAGCTTAACGCTAAAAGGAGGCTAAGGCAAAAACCAAACAATCAAATGTATGAAATTTTACCATCTCATTAGGTCAAGGCAACAAGCTTATCTACCTAAATCAATCCTTCGAATTATGAGGCTAACGATGATTATCCTAACCACATGTTTACTGCAAGTCAGTGCTGCAGGCTTCGGACAAAAAATTACCCTTCATGAAAAAAATGCATCTCTTTCCTCTATTCTCAATAAAATTAGAGCGCAAAGTGGGTATGATTTTCTGGGTGATACCCAACTGATCCGTCGGGCCGCCCCAATTACAGTAAGCGTAAGTAATGTCAGTATTGAAGATGCCCTTAAAGCCTGCTTCGATAGCCATTTCATTACCTTTTTCATTACCGACAAAATCGTTGTATTTAAACTCAAAGAAGAACAGGTATCTCCTACTCCAGTCTCCAACATTAAGACAATGAATATCAGTGGAAATGTGGTGGACGACAGGGGCGAAAGTTTGCCTGGAGCAACCGTAAGGGTCAAAGGAACAAACACGATCGTTATTACCGATTCCAATGGTGCCTTTACCCTAAAAAACATAGAGGAAAATGCAGTTTTGATTATTTCCTATATTGGTTATACCAGCCAGGAGCTTAAAGCTGCCCCAAACCTAACTATTAAACTCTACGTTCTGGCAAGTAACCTAAATGATGTGGTTGTAGTAGGTTATGGAACGCAGAAAAAACAGAACCTATCCACTGCAGTATCCAGTGTAACATCCAAAACCATAGAAAAACTATCCATTACCCGTGTGGAGCAAGCCCTTCAGGGAAATGCACCAGGTGTTTTGGTCTTGAATCAAAACGGGCAACCGGGTGATAAGCCTATGATCCGCATTCGTGGAACAGGGACCAATAACAACCCGGATCCATTATTCATTGTAGATGGTTTTCCAGTGAGCAAC
This is a stretch of genomic DNA from Candidatus Pedobacter colombiensis. It encodes these proteins:
- a CDS encoding AAA family ATPase — its product is MDFNGYINTVQLDSQSVLSNGYPFNIPSIKKFKKLNFHPKVTYLIGENGMGKSTLLEAIAIGLGFNAEGGSKNFNFATQSTHSDLHRYLKFSKGIHRMKDGFFLRGESFYNVASQIDELDKEPGGGASIISSYGGKSLHEQSHGESFWALFMNRFGGSGLYILDEPESALSITRQMAMLAQMDKLINKRSQFIIATHSPIILAYPDATIYQMTPDGIHKVTYKETDIYQLYKGFLDNPDQMTSILIDKRDRL
- a CDS encoding RNA polymerase sigma-70 factor gives rise to the protein MENYSSYSDEELTVLLKSDNKIAFTELYNRHWKRLFGIAYNRLKNIQAAEDIVHDVMVSFWNNREKVEISNLSAYLATATKYMILQKIRKEQRRLTYSQSMESSDETDNINLEDSLHFKNIMQLIQEEINQLPEKCKIIFKYSREEHLSIKEIAGKLNLSTSTVENQLNKALGRLRIVMKNIHLLLFFTFL
- a CDS encoding TlpA disulfide reductase family protein translates to MTISSYTTVLIGALIVGSLIKPKASGQLQKQQFSFTIRGTIEGKNVVKNAIIYDRNHKTIGKVPIKDGSFKFTGMYPESNAEMTPAYYVLCSNQDSLERGDEGISKLIYLDPEVEVKFHSGTLKYEINGGAMNRLANAFQEQKTYFQKEYDSLVKVIQQQATQSVEGLSSAKIEELQTYYKFRSFSRTDSAYLSMIKANPSSPVSLDHFRGLVTTSSVSIKDARRIFEGLDSNIRASNAGKKMDEKIKKEEKISFVKYKYPPKLPLNANMYNFTVPDTKESLVQSKDVITQHKYTLIEFWSTYCIPCISEMPNLIEAKKMYKEKGFEVMTVSLDHQDDLGRWKGMVAALKMDSFVNTNDVGKRLGTSLNIKQIPVNYLVDSNGKIIAHNLRGSALEKKLAELLN
- a CDS encoding FecR family protein is translated as MQASEQIIKAIHNYLEGKATPQEKAMVQDWYYAFDDTEIEISSETKDLHRQIETRLRNRIHQSIHQKEKSKVQKLKPLWIAAASLFLIFSIGLYFSLKQKPIPPTTLAKKQIIEEIQPGGNNATLTLANGEKINLSNAKIGNLASQAGILITNKQEGQLVYEATSSKGNHSNMTNTIETPNGGQYQITLPDGTKVWLNAASSLKYPVQFATNERRVELSGEGYFEVSKDKSKPFKVVTIKQNIEVLGTHFNVNSYTDEQTIKTTLLEGSVKVNSLIRKTCILQPGQQSILGSNSLQIQLADLERTMAWKNGNFMFDGEDLNSIMRKISKWYNVKVTYQHQPAEVLFTGVVSRSKNLIAVIRALEATGKVHFKVEGNQITVL